A stretch of Fundulus heteroclitus isolate FHET01 unplaced genomic scaffold, MU-UCD_Fhet_4.1 scaffold_66, whole genome shotgun sequence DNA encodes these proteins:
- the e2f7 gene encoding transcription factor E2F7 isoform X2, producing MRWQDCETHRAVSFIPTVTKKVSQMDEVECLALKDLTSLGKSISAEPKGDGSRGEQKENVWLERRRSTPLKPTESGMPVFLVNRKSPTSDLAHITPIKRAVLAEPWSPTANLKVLISAASPDIRDREMKKVLFRPIENDKDKAAGSGPLVEEAEVEDSAQFEGAFDEEDVEKKPSRKEKSLGLLCQKFLALYPDYPPAHSPIWISLDEVATNLGVERRRIYDIVNVLESLTIVGRMAKNSYTWYGRQRLWSTLEELQRRGREQGYHLQMDLPAEARRSGQGREEDGGEGDSGNAGSNRKDKSLRIMSQKFVMLFLVSKTQTVTLDAAAKVLIEESQDSSSHSKYKTKVRRLYDIANVLTSLELIRKVHVREERARKPAFKWLGPVKFTGSGNMGNPLDAVQSEAAGSEDFRKAKLARHSSFSIAPATVGVQRQVSSAPSSPRRHPTGFQNESLDYTRNMMSNGPVYQLQCGGSTDRLGVPLYAQLAQSSSCSLPPASAHPTVLAAQPHPEHLLIPHPHCLAYLPSLSQPSVVMLYKAPERQPQAPEGQRSAKTESEEEGRRRRKDSGQEEGVLKKKSKSGLEEAEMVGAQFRREAGVGAEMGNAAAAPCPSGQQGATESHPGNSNGEPSHYLYVPNSAGLNNFNFIIPAGNPPASLSLPPSGVPAMTLPYVLLPSAALSHYPLVAGSVPRHQGPDNPTALSFSLPAMMSPATFMVETAPRSATEASEISGRHLPSPVTPEQGRPRSPSGPRQNVSINTPEPSTPHTPKEPAASSSKAFFRTPGSLGSVVSAVPAARKRGSAQRRLDIGHPAAP from the exons ATGCGGTGGCAAGACTGTGAAACACATCGGGCTGTTTCATTTATTCCAACGGTCACAAAAAAG GTTTCCCAAATGGATGAGGTGGAATGCCTGGCGCTGAAAGACCTCACCAGTCTGGGGAAAAGTATCTCAGCAGAGCCTAAAGGAGACGGGAGCCGAGGTGAACAAAAG GAAAATGTGTGGCTAGAGAGGAGAAGGTCCACCCCGCTGAAGCCGACGGAGTCCGGCATGCCTGTTTTCCTCGTGAACAGGAAGAGCCCGACCTCCGACCTGGCCCACATCACTCCCATCAAGCGTGCGGTCCTGGCGGAGCCGTGGTCGCCCACAGCCAACCTGAAGGTGCTCATCAGCGCGGCCAGCCCGGACATCAGAGACAGGGAGATGAAGAAGGTGCTGTTCAGACCGATAGAGAACGACAAAGACAAGGCGGCAGGCTCAGGCCCTCTGGTGGAGGAGGCAGAGGTGGAAGACTCTGCTCAG TTTGAAGGGGCTTTTGATGAGGAAGATGTGGAGAAGAAGCCGAGCAGGAAGGAGAAGAGCCTGGGTCTGCTTTGCCAGAAGTTCCTGGCCCTCTACCCTGATTACCCACCAGCCCACAGCCCCATATGGATCTCTCTGGATGAGGTCGCAACCAATCTGG GAGTGGAGCGCCGGCGGATCTACGACATCGTCAACGTGCTGGAGTCTCTGACGATCGTGGGCCGGATGGCCAAGAACAGCTACACCTGGTACGGCCGACAGCGGCTGTGGTCcacgctggaggagctgcagcggaGGGGCCGGGAGCAGGGTTACCACCTCCAGATGGATCTGCCCGCCGAGGCTAGGCGGTCCGGACAGGGTCGGGAGGAAGACGGAGGGGAGGGAGACTCAGGCAATG CTGGGAGCAACAGAAAGGACAAATCTCTGCGCATCATGAGCCAGAAGTTCGTCATGCTTTTCCTGGTGTCCAAAACCCAAACCGTTACTCTGGATGCAGCAGCCAAGGTCCTCATCGAGGAGAGCCAGGACTCCTCGAGCCACAGCAAGTACAAAA CTAAGGTACGGCGTCTGTATGACATTGCCAATGTGCTGACCAGCCTGGAACTCATCAGGAAGGTTCACGTGAGAGAGGAAAGAGCCAGAAAGCCGGCCTTCAAGTGGCTGGGCCCAGTGAAATTCACCGGCTCTGGAAACATGG ggAACCCcttggacgcagttcagagtgAAGCAGCAGGGAGCGAGGACTTCAGGAAAGCAAAGCTGGCCCGTCATTCCTCCTTCAGCATCGCGCCTGCTACAGTCGGCGTGCAGCGGCAGGTCAGCTCTGCGCCCAGCAGCCCCCGCCGCCACCCAACAG GGTTCCAGAATGAGTCTTTGGATTACACCAGAAACATGATGAGCAACGGCCCGGTGTATCAGCTGCAGTGTGGAGGCAGCACAGA TCGCCTCGGTGTGCCGCTGTACGCCCAGCTCgcacagagcagcagctgctcccTGCCCCCGGCCTCCGCTCACCCCACTGTTCTGGCCGCGCAGCCCCACCCTGAGCACCTCCTCATCCCTCACCCCCACTGCTTGGCCTACCTGCCCAGCCTCTCCCAGCCCTCTGTTGTCATGCTGTACAAGGCGCCGGAGCGGCAGCCGCAGGCCCCTGAAGGCCAGAGGTCAGCCAAGACGGAGTCCGAGGAAGAGGGGAGACGGAGGAGGAAGGACAGTGGCCAGGAAGAGGGagtgctgaaaaagaaaagcaagtcTGGTTTAGAGGAGGCTGAGATG GTTGGAGCTCAGTTTCGGAGAGAAGCAGGGGTAGGTGCAGAGATGGGCAACGCTGCTGCCGCACCATGTCCCTCTGGCCAGCAGGGGGCTACAGAGAGCCACCCTGGCAACAGCAACGGGGAGCCGTCACACTACCTATATGTCCCCAACAGTGCAG GATTAAACAACTTCAACTTCATTATCCCAGCTGGAAATCCTCCAGCCAGCCTGTCGCTCCCTCCAAGCGGTGTGCCCGCCATGACTCTACCATACGTCCTGCTGCCGTCTGCCGCCCTCTCCCACTACCCGCTGGTGGCTGGCAGCGTGCCGCGCCATCAAGGCCCTGACAATCCCACCGCTTTGAGTTTCAGCCTGCCCGCCATGATGTCACCGGCCACCTTTATGGTGGAGACGGCGCCTCGGAGCGCAACGGAGGCATCAGAAATTAGCGGGCGTCACCTTCCCTCACCGGTCACCCCCGAACAGGGCAGGCCCCGCTCTCCCTCAGGGCCCAGGCAGAACGTCAGCATTAACACACCAGAACCTTCG ACTCCACATACTCCAAAGGAACCTGCAGCTTCCTCCTCTAAAGCCTTCTTCCGGACGCCGGGATCTCTGGGAAGTGTAGTGAGCGCTGTGCCCGCCGCTCGAAAGAGAGGCTCGGCACAGAGGAGACTGGACATCGGCCACCCTGCAGCTCCTTGA
- the e2f7 gene encoding transcription factor E2F7 isoform X1, which produces MRWQDCETHRAVSFIPTVTKKVSQMDEVECLALKDLTSLGKSISAEPKGDGSRGEQKENVWLERRRSTPLKPTESGMPVFLVNRKSPTSDLAHITPIKRAVLAEPWSPTANLKVLISAASPDIRDREMKKVLFRPIENDKDKAAGSGPLVEEAEVEDSAQFEGAFDEEDVEKKPSRKEKSLGLLCQKFLALYPDYPPAHSPIWISLDEVATNLGVERRRIYDIVNVLESLTIVGRMAKNSYTWYGRQRLWSTLEELQRRGREQGYHLQMDLPAEARRSGQGREEDGGEGDSGNAGSNRKDKSLRIMSQKFVMLFLVSKTQTVTLDAAAKVLIEESQDSSSHSKYKTKVRRLYDIANVLTSLELIRKVHVREERARKPAFKWLGPVKFTGSGNMGNPLDAVQSEAAGSEDFRKAKLARHSSFSIAPATVGVQRQVSSAPSSPRRHPTGFQNESLDYTRNMMSNGPVYQLQCGGSTDSRLGVPLYAQLAQSSSCSLPPASAHPTVLAAQPHPEHLLIPHPHCLAYLPSLSQPSVVMLYKAPERQPQAPEGQRSAKTESEEEGRRRRKDSGQEEGVLKKKSKSGLEEAEMVGAQFRREAGVGAEMGNAAAAPCPSGQQGATESHPGNSNGEPSHYLYVPNSAGLNNFNFIIPAGNPPASLSLPPSGVPAMTLPYVLLPSAALSHYPLVAGSVPRHQGPDNPTALSFSLPAMMSPATFMVETAPRSATEASEISGRHLPSPVTPEQGRPRSPSGPRQNVSINTPEPSTPHTPKEPAASSSKAFFRTPGSLGSVVSAVPAARKRGSAQRRLDIGHPAAP; this is translated from the exons ATGCGGTGGCAAGACTGTGAAACACATCGGGCTGTTTCATTTATTCCAACGGTCACAAAAAAG GTTTCCCAAATGGATGAGGTGGAATGCCTGGCGCTGAAAGACCTCACCAGTCTGGGGAAAAGTATCTCAGCAGAGCCTAAAGGAGACGGGAGCCGAGGTGAACAAAAG GAAAATGTGTGGCTAGAGAGGAGAAGGTCCACCCCGCTGAAGCCGACGGAGTCCGGCATGCCTGTTTTCCTCGTGAACAGGAAGAGCCCGACCTCCGACCTGGCCCACATCACTCCCATCAAGCGTGCGGTCCTGGCGGAGCCGTGGTCGCCCACAGCCAACCTGAAGGTGCTCATCAGCGCGGCCAGCCCGGACATCAGAGACAGGGAGATGAAGAAGGTGCTGTTCAGACCGATAGAGAACGACAAAGACAAGGCGGCAGGCTCAGGCCCTCTGGTGGAGGAGGCAGAGGTGGAAGACTCTGCTCAG TTTGAAGGGGCTTTTGATGAGGAAGATGTGGAGAAGAAGCCGAGCAGGAAGGAGAAGAGCCTGGGTCTGCTTTGCCAGAAGTTCCTGGCCCTCTACCCTGATTACCCACCAGCCCACAGCCCCATATGGATCTCTCTGGATGAGGTCGCAACCAATCTGG GAGTGGAGCGCCGGCGGATCTACGACATCGTCAACGTGCTGGAGTCTCTGACGATCGTGGGCCGGATGGCCAAGAACAGCTACACCTGGTACGGCCGACAGCGGCTGTGGTCcacgctggaggagctgcagcggaGGGGCCGGGAGCAGGGTTACCACCTCCAGATGGATCTGCCCGCCGAGGCTAGGCGGTCCGGACAGGGTCGGGAGGAAGACGGAGGGGAGGGAGACTCAGGCAATG CTGGGAGCAACAGAAAGGACAAATCTCTGCGCATCATGAGCCAGAAGTTCGTCATGCTTTTCCTGGTGTCCAAAACCCAAACCGTTACTCTGGATGCAGCAGCCAAGGTCCTCATCGAGGAGAGCCAGGACTCCTCGAGCCACAGCAAGTACAAAA CTAAGGTACGGCGTCTGTATGACATTGCCAATGTGCTGACCAGCCTGGAACTCATCAGGAAGGTTCACGTGAGAGAGGAAAGAGCCAGAAAGCCGGCCTTCAAGTGGCTGGGCCCAGTGAAATTCACCGGCTCTGGAAACATGG ggAACCCcttggacgcagttcagagtgAAGCAGCAGGGAGCGAGGACTTCAGGAAAGCAAAGCTGGCCCGTCATTCCTCCTTCAGCATCGCGCCTGCTACAGTCGGCGTGCAGCGGCAGGTCAGCTCTGCGCCCAGCAGCCCCCGCCGCCACCCAACAG GGTTCCAGAATGAGTCTTTGGATTACACCAGAAACATGATGAGCAACGGCCCGGTGTATCAGCTGCAGTGTGGAGGCAGCACAGA CAGTCGCCTCGGTGTGCCGCTGTACGCCCAGCTCgcacagagcagcagctgctcccTGCCCCCGGCCTCCGCTCACCCCACTGTTCTGGCCGCGCAGCCCCACCCTGAGCACCTCCTCATCCCTCACCCCCACTGCTTGGCCTACCTGCCCAGCCTCTCCCAGCCCTCTGTTGTCATGCTGTACAAGGCGCCGGAGCGGCAGCCGCAGGCCCCTGAAGGCCAGAGGTCAGCCAAGACGGAGTCCGAGGAAGAGGGGAGACGGAGGAGGAAGGACAGTGGCCAGGAAGAGGGagtgctgaaaaagaaaagcaagtcTGGTTTAGAGGAGGCTGAGATG GTTGGAGCTCAGTTTCGGAGAGAAGCAGGGGTAGGTGCAGAGATGGGCAACGCTGCTGCCGCACCATGTCCCTCTGGCCAGCAGGGGGCTACAGAGAGCCACCCTGGCAACAGCAACGGGGAGCCGTCACACTACCTATATGTCCCCAACAGTGCAG GATTAAACAACTTCAACTTCATTATCCCAGCTGGAAATCCTCCAGCCAGCCTGTCGCTCCCTCCAAGCGGTGTGCCCGCCATGACTCTACCATACGTCCTGCTGCCGTCTGCCGCCCTCTCCCACTACCCGCTGGTGGCTGGCAGCGTGCCGCGCCATCAAGGCCCTGACAATCCCACCGCTTTGAGTTTCAGCCTGCCCGCCATGATGTCACCGGCCACCTTTATGGTGGAGACGGCGCCTCGGAGCGCAACGGAGGCATCAGAAATTAGCGGGCGTCACCTTCCCTCACCGGTCACCCCCGAACAGGGCAGGCCCCGCTCTCCCTCAGGGCCCAGGCAGAACGTCAGCATTAACACACCAGAACCTTCG ACTCCACATACTCCAAAGGAACCTGCAGCTTCCTCCTCTAAAGCCTTCTTCCGGACGCCGGGATCTCTGGGAAGTGTAGTGAGCGCTGTGCCCGCCGCTCGAAAGAGAGGCTCGGCACAGAGGAGACTGGACATCGGCCACCCTGCAGCTCCTTGA